A genomic region of Candidatus Methylomirabilota bacterium contains the following coding sequences:
- a CDS encoding ABC transporter ATP-binding protein, with translation MPPLIAVEQLSKWYGSRLAVDRVSLEVERGEVMGLLGPNGSGKTTILRILTGYLHPSEGAVRIADLDMVARSREARARVGYVPEDVPLYEWMRVREFLRFMARLRGLRGGAVSRAVEAAVERLALGSVRDLLIATLSRGYRQRVAIAQALLGDPAVLVLDEPTNGLDPWQIIEMRGHIRALAGAHAVLVTSHILGEIERVADRVAVLLAGRLLGVHRLRTDGVDARLRLRVQGPVEAVRARLQEIPGVQAVTVESTPAPDVNRYLVESRVGPNADRIAAALIAAGFGLLEMTTAPRDLEALFLELTGQAPEAIR, from the coding sequence ATGCCTCCGCTGATCGCCGTCGAGCAGCTCAGCAAGTGGTATGGCTCCCGCCTGGCGGTCGATCGAGTCTCCCTCGAGGTCGAGCGCGGCGAGGTCATGGGTCTGCTCGGCCCGAACGGCTCGGGCAAGACGACGATCCTCCGGATCCTGACCGGCTACCTCCATCCCAGCGAGGGCGCGGTCCGCATCGCGGACCTGGACATGGTGGCCCGATCGCGCGAGGCCCGCGCGCGGGTAGGCTACGTCCCCGAGGACGTGCCTCTCTACGAGTGGATGCGGGTCCGCGAGTTCCTCCGATTCATGGCGCGGCTGCGCGGCCTCCGGGGCGGCGCGGTGAGCCGCGCCGTCGAGGCCGCGGTCGAGCGTCTGGCGCTCGGAAGCGTGCGCGACCTGCTCATCGCAACGCTTTCCCGGGGATACCGACAGCGCGTCGCGATCGCGCAGGCCCTTCTCGGAGATCCGGCGGTCCTGGTGCTCGACGAGCCCACCAACGGTCTCGACCCATGGCAGATCATCGAGATGCGCGGTCACATCCGAGCCCTCGCGGGCGCCCACGCGGTCCTGGTCACGTCGCACATCCTGGGCGAGATCGAGCGGGTGGCGGACCGAGTGGCGGTCCTGCTCGCCGGCCGGCTTCTGGGCGTGCATCGCCTCCGGACGGATGGCGTCGACGCTCGACTTCGTCTGCGCGTCCAGGGTCCCGTCGAGGCGGTCCGCGCCCGGCTCCAGGAGATCCCCGGCGTGCAGGCGGTGACGGTGGAAAGTACCCCCGCGCCGGACGTCAACAGGTACCTGGTGGAGAGCCGGGTGGGACCGAACGCAGACCGGATCGCCGCAGCGCTGATCGCGGCCGGCTTCGGCCTCCTCGAGATGACCACGGCTCCCCGGGACCTGGAAGCGCTGTTCCTCGAGCTCACGGGCCAGGCTCCGGAGGCGATCCGGTGA
- a CDS encoding ABC transporter permease: MSHLGTLLLKEERAVFSSPIAYSTVAVYLLLMGYTFTAVLFLNRTGDLVRVFFQAAVLFLLIVPVVTMRLFAEERRAGTLELLLTAPVREMDIVVAKFLAGLTLPTLMLVLTASYAIVLGVYGDPDWGPIYSGFLGLFLLAAGLTAVGLLASSLAPNQIVAAMAAMGVGILLWMIDTLGYLLPDPFDRIVSHASLVAHFTPFATGAMFLSDVGFFVTLVLTGLFLSSRALARR, translated from the coding sequence GTGAGTCACCTCGGCACCCTGCTGCTGAAGGAGGAGCGGGCCGTCTTCTCCTCGCCGATCGCCTACTCCACCGTCGCGGTCTACCTCCTCCTGATGGGCTATACGTTCACCGCGGTGCTCTTCCTCAACCGCACCGGAGATCTCGTGCGCGTCTTCTTCCAGGCCGCGGTGCTGTTCCTGCTCATCGTGCCGGTGGTGACCATGCGTCTGTTCGCGGAGGAGCGGCGCGCCGGCACCCTGGAGCTCCTGCTCACCGCGCCGGTCCGGGAGATGGACATCGTGGTCGCCAAGTTCCTGGCCGGGCTCACCCTGCCGACCCTGATGCTCGTCCTGACCGCGAGCTACGCGATCGTCCTCGGCGTCTACGGCGATCCGGACTGGGGGCCGATCTACAGCGGGTTCCTCGGGCTCTTCCTCCTCGCGGCGGGCTTGACCGCGGTCGGGCTGCTCGCCTCCAGCCTGGCCCCGAACCAGATCGTGGCGGCGATGGCGGCCATGGGCGTCGGCATCCTGCTGTGGATGATCGACACCCTCGGCTACCTCCTGCCCGACCCCTTCGATCGGATCGTCTCCCACGCCTCCCTGGTCGCGCACTTCACGCCCTTCGCCACCGGCGCGATGTTCCTGTCGGACGTGGGGTTCTTCGTCACCCTCGTCCTGACCGGGCTGTTTCTGAGCAGCCGCGCACTCGCCCGCCGATAG
- a CDS encoding N-acyl homoserine lactonase family protein, whose translation MNRRILGLVASVAVALLVVPSITPAQSPAPAGMKMYVFSSGGLTIAKSALQSGASSNPITVPVGFFVVRHPKGNFLFDTGNNDKIINDPSYWGPFIKGLTPERGPDVAIDTQLKKIGLTPDDIKYVAVGHMHLDHGGNVCKFPKAIFLVQKDEMKNAAWPEPGTAGPYVPGDVACLRNDMGEALPNKYKMEQLTGDLDVFGDGSVVLKSWPGHTPGSQMAIVRLPKTGTVILTSDNVYFSENVTKNLLPDISLAYNPTGILNAYEYIRTMQGRENASFMTAHDPDGPAGKARSTHAPQVFE comes from the coding sequence ATGAATCGGAGAATTCTTGGCTTGGTCGCGAGCGTCGCCGTGGCGCTCCTGGTCGTTCCCTCCATCACCCCGGCGCAGAGCCCCGCGCCTGCCGGCATGAAGATGTACGTGTTCAGCTCGGGCGGCCTCACGATCGCGAAGAGCGCGCTCCAGTCCGGGGCCTCGAGCAATCCCATCACCGTGCCGGTCGGCTTCTTCGTGGTTCGGCACCCGAAGGGTAACTTTCTCTTCGACACCGGGAACAACGACAAGATCATCAATGACCCGAGCTACTGGGGACCGTTCATCAAGGGCCTCACGCCCGAGCGCGGCCCCGACGTGGCCATCGACACGCAGCTCAAGAAGATCGGGCTGACCCCCGACGACATCAAGTACGTGGCCGTCGGGCACATGCACCTGGACCATGGCGGCAATGTCTGCAAGTTCCCGAAGGCGATCTTCCTCGTCCAGAAGGACGAGATGAAGAACGCCGCGTGGCCTGAGCCCGGCACCGCCGGCCCGTACGTCCCGGGCGACGTGGCCTGCCTGCGGAACGACATGGGCGAGGCGCTGCCGAACAAGTACAAGATGGAGCAGCTCACCGGTGACCTCGACGTGTTCGGCGATGGTAGCGTGGTGCTGAAGAGCTGGCCGGGCCACACTCCCGGTAGCCAGATGGCGATCGTCCGTCTTCCGAAGACCGGGACGGTGATCCTGACCAGCGACAACGTCTACTTCTCCGAGAACGTCACCAAGAATCTACTGCCCGACATCTCGCTGGCCTACAATCCGACGGGCATCCTGAATGCCTACGAGTACATCCGGACGATGCAGGGTCGGGAGAACGCGAGCTTCATGACCGCCCACGATCCGGACGGTCCCGCCGGGAAGGCGCGCTCCACCCACGCCCCGCAGGTCTTCGAGTAG